Below is a window of Cupriavidus sp. MP-37 DNA.
GCCCACCGAAGGGCTTTACGCCGAGGTGCTGCGCCGTCCCGGCCTGACCGACCAGCTGCAGCGGGACTACCGCGTGACCGTGGCCGGGCCGACCACGCTGACGGCGCTGCTGAACAGCCTGCAGATGGGCTTTCGCACGCTGGCGCTGGAAAAGCGCTCAAGCGAAGTGTGGGAAGTGCTGGGCGCGGTCAAGACCGAATTCGGCAAGTTCGGCGACGTGCTGGCCAAGACCCGCGATACGCTCGAGCGTGCCGCGCGCAATATCGAACAGGCGGAAGTACGCACGCGGCAGATGGCGCGCAAGCTGCGCACGGTGGAGGCCCTGCCCGGCGAGGCCGCGCAGCAGTTGCTGGGCCTTGGTCTGGACACGCCGGTGGAAGGCGCGCCGGAAAGCGCGGAAAACAGCCAGGGTTGACCGTGCCGCGCGGCAGGTATGCGGGGGAAGAGGGAAGGGCGGCCAGGCTGGCGCCAGGCCGGGACTGGCGTGGTGCCGTTCAGCGGTCGTCTTCGGGAGACAGTTCGCGCACGTGCACTTCGATGCCGCCGAAGCGCGCGGCGACCCAGTTGTAGGCCTTGCAGGCCAGCCACAGCAGACCGAAACCGATCAGCGCATTGAGGATGATCGCGCTGAAGACGGTGATCGCCGGCAGGTCACCATAGCGGACGAAGGTCACGAACAGGCCCAGCGACACGATCGGCAGGGAGAAGCACAGGTAGACCAGCACCAGCGCGCGGGCGGTCTTGACGGGGTGGAGGTACGCAATCTCCTGATTCATGACGGGGGATACTCGAATGTTTCTGAATCGTGCGCCAAGTGTAGCGATTGGCCGATGCCAAGCATAGCCCGGCGGCCGCGGGGCAGCCGAAAGCCCCGCGACAACGGCGCGCCGACGGCAAATGTGCAGCACAAAAACGACACATTGCTACGCTCGTGTAGCGAATGGTTGCGCGCGACCCGCCGTAACGGCGCTAAACCAGCCCGTCGAACAGCATCACCTCGACCGCGTCGCCGGCCTTGACCGAATCCTGCTCGTGGCCGAGCACGATAAAGCAGTTGGCCTCGCTCATCGAGCGCAGCACGCCCGAGCCCTGCTGACCGGTGATGCGCACTTCCCACTCGCCGTCGCCGGCGCGCGCCAGGATGCCGCGCTGGTACTCGGTGCGCCCCGGCTTCTTGCGGATCGCCTGCGCGCTGCGCACGCGCAGCAGCGGCAGCGGCGGCACCGTCGCGCCCATCAGCCGGTGCAGCGCGGCGCGCACGAAATGGTAGAAGGTGACCATCACCGCCACCGGGTTGCCGGGCAGGCCGAACAGCAGCGCCGAGTGCGCGCCCGCACCGTCGGCCTGGATACGCCCGAAGGCCATCGGCCGACCCGGTCGCATGGCGATCTTCCAGAACGTGACATCGCCCAGGCGCGCCATGATCTGCTTGGTGTAGTCAGCCTCGCCGACCGAGACCCCGCCCGAGGTGATGACCGCGTCGGCGCTTTCGCACGCGGTGCGGAAAGCGGCTTCGAGCGCTTCGGGGTGGTCGCGCACCACGCCCATGTCGAGCAGGTCGACGTTCATCCGGCGCAGCATGCCGTGCAGCGTGTAGCGGTTGGAGTCGTAGACGCAGCCGGGGTCGAGCGGCTCGCCGATCGAGCGCAGTTCGTCGCCGGTGGAAAAGAACGCCACGCGCAGGCGCCTGCGCACCCGTACCTCGGCCACGCCCAGCGACGCCAGCAGGCCCAGGTCGGCCGGCTGCAGGATGCGCCCGGCCTGCAGCGCGGCCTGGCCGCGGGCCAGGTCCTCGCCGCGCAGGCGCCGGTTGTCGCCGATACGGACGCAGTCCGCGGCAAAGCGGATGCGCGCGCCGCCGGCGACGGTTTCGACAAATTCCTGCGGCACCACCGTATCGCAGCCGGCCGGCATCACCGCGCCGGTCATGATGCGCACCGCCTGCACGGCGGTGGGGGCCAGCGCGCCGGCACCCCCCGCCAGCGCGCTGCCGATCACCTCGAGCTCGACCGTGGCGGTCTGCGCCGCGGCCAGCGCCGCGCCCTGGAAGGCATAGCCGTCCATCGCCGAGTTGTCATGGGCCGGCACGTCGATGG
It encodes the following:
- the glp gene encoding gephyrin-like molybdotransferase Glp, with amino-acid sequence MPSLQSVISCLSDYDPTALPVDHANRIIGEVVEPVRGIEQLPIRSALDRVLAEDIVSTIDVPAHDNSAMDGYAFQGAALAAAQTATVELEVIGSALAGGAGALAPTAVQAVRIMTGAVMPAGCDTVVPQEFVETVAGGARIRFAADCVRIGDNRRLRGEDLARGQAALQAGRILQPADLGLLASLGVAEVRVRRRLRVAFFSTGDELRSIGEPLDPGCVYDSNRYTLHGMLRRMNVDLLDMGVVRDHPEALEAAFRTACESADAVITSGGVSVGEADYTKQIMARLGDVTFWKIAMRPGRPMAFGRIQADGAGAHSALLFGLPGNPVAVMVTFYHFVRAALHRLMGATVPPLPLLRVRSAQAIRKKPGRTEYQRGILARAGDGEWEVRITGQQGSGVLRSMSEANCFIVLGHEQDSVKAGDAVEVMLFDGLV